From one Pararge aegeria chromosome 21, ilParAegt1.1, whole genome shotgun sequence genomic stretch:
- the LOC120633156 gene encoding cyclin-Q — translation MKDVIDVMALQSNRRERRLVDYRGGPGHSLATNFIFECGIKLGLQPATVATAAIFYHKFFKEADKNDYDCYVICTSCLCAAGKSRDEPVRLRDAVNVAHNSINRGAGPLELGEEYWSWRGAVAQAELLVLRLLGFNLDAPSPHRYLLHYLRSLQEWFPASQWRSAPIARTAMGFLQDFHHSSSILEYRAPHIAVACLTLALHVLGVSVPLAATLDDDAAWYSVFTKDLQKEKNWEIMEKIMQVYSKEPEPI, via the exons ATGAAAGACGTGATTGATGTAATGGCTCTACAAAGTAACAGACGTGAGCGACGGCTAGTGGACTACCGAGGCGGGCCTGGTCATAGTTTAGCGACAAACTTCATTTTCGAATGCGGTATCAAACTAGGCTTACAACCGGCTACCGTTGCTACGGCAGCGATATTCTACCACAAATTCTTCAAAGAGGCTGACAAGAACGATTATGACTGCTACGTGATTTGTACTTCTTGTCTATGTGCAGCTGGAAAGTCACGAGATGAGCCAGTGCGGTTACGAGACGCAGTTAATGTAGCTCACAATTCTATTAACCGTGGAGCTGGTCCTTTGGAACTGGGCGAAGAGTATTGGTCTTGGAGAGGTGCTGTGGCTCAAGCGGAACTGCTTGTACTGCGTTTACTTGGGTTTAACTTAGATGCGCCTTCACCTCATAGATATTTGCTGCACTATTTACGATCACTTCAAGAATGGTTCCCCGCTTCACAGTGGCGATCTGCACCGATAGCTCGAACTGCCATGGGTTTTTTACAAGATTTCCATCATTCTTCATCTATACTTGAGTACAGAGCACCTCATATTGCAGTTGCTTGCCTAACCTTGGCTTTACATGTACTTGGCGTGTCAGTACCGTTGGCAGCAACATTAGATGATGATGCAGCATGGTATTCT gtTTTCACAAAGGATTTACAAAAGGAGAAGAACTGGGAAATAATGGAGAAAATAATGCAAGTTTATAGTAAAGAGCCAGAaccaatataa